GCCAGGtgcacatttttttgttttcagaccAGTTCAGTTTGTGAATGTCGTAGAGCAAATGGGTTCTAGGAGAGATCAGGTTTCTACGTTGAGACGCCACGACATGAACACTAACGCTGTGTTTATTTACCGTTTGAGGTGGGAGGATAAAAGCGGGAAATCAGGAAAAAGAATGTATAACAGAATGTCTgattgtgtgtgcctgtatctTGACAGGGCATACTTCCAGCAGTACGGTCATCGTTACACAGCGGTCATCCCAACCAACGTGTTCGGTCCCTATGACAACTTCAGCATAGAAAATGGTCACGTGTTGTCAGCACTCATTAACAAGACATACGAAGCCAAACGTAACTAACTCAAACTTACTAATCCATCTTGGCACGACAGTTAATAGGATGGATAAAAGCCAGGTAAcagtctgttttctctgtctctcacagagGAAGGAACTCCATTGAATGTATGTGGCTCTGGAGCTCCTAGAAGACAATTCATCTATTCTCTGGTGTGATATCTGTGTGCTATTACCTGTTGTGAGTGTACTGTAGATACAATATGACTTTAGaatgtaaatacatatatttatataagtACTGCCCTTAGATTTCACTGTACAGGTATGTGCTTATATGAAAGAAGTCTAACATTTTTTAATGCTGACTAAGACAGCGTATTATTCTTATTATGTCTTATTGTCTGTTTATTCTCAGGACTTGGGCCGTCTTATCATTTGGGTCCTTAGAGAATATGATGAGATTGACCCCATAATCCTCTCTGGTGAGTAAAGTGTATTATAGTGCATTATAATGCGCTCCTGGGAATCTTTGCGATTATGTGATACACCAAAGAAAACGAGGGAAGCCATTGCCTCAAAACATTAGAGGTGTGACACACAGTCGCTACAAGTGCAGTTCAGCCATTCACTGATAtgttttcagtgggtgaagaGGACGAGGTCTCAATCAAAATGGTCGTGGACATGATTGCAACGGCCCTGGACTTCAAAGGCAAAATCCAAGTATCCTTTCAAGATTCTCCAGTGATCCGACACACTATGTCCAtagagcagcaaacagcaggctAAATGCTGTAGACCAACTATAAACTGCTCAACTTATCTCTAATGTTAAGAGATTCTTTACAAATGCTTCATAAGGAGTTGCTGGCTTAGAAGAAAATCATGTTACTGGATATTGCCAAAATTTCGTGCAAAAATTCTTGATCAACCACTTTAAGAGACGGTTTATTTTCCCAAATAAATTGTCGTTTGGTATTAAGTGAGATTATGTTATGATGTCTGTAGCATATTAAACTCAAAATCCACAGGGTTAAAATCTGGTCTCCCCTTAACCCCTGAGATCAGTTCGACACCACCCTGTCAGACGGCCAGATGAAGAAGACCGCCAGCACTGCCAAGCTAAGACGCTACTTCCCCAACTTCACCTTTACACCCCTAAAGGAAGGTATTGTACAGCTTATTGATAAGTAAAGCCCTGCTGCCGTTTTAGTACTTGCAAATTTATATGcaccaaaaagaaaacaaaatttcCATGAGACATCAGATAAGCGTGATGGGTCACGATGACAAAAAGCCTTCGGTTGTGTGCTTCTCAGTACACAAATGAGAGATTTAAATGATTGTTTGCATACGCCTTCAGCCTTGTGAAAGTGaccagtttttgttttgtttccatccTTCTAGCTATACAGATGACCTGTGACTGGTTTGTGGCCAACTATGACATTGCCAGGAGATGAAGTGGTCAAACACTGGCCTGAAAGTGATCACTATTCTGAGGTTCTGGTATCAAGCAAATGACTGACTCCGGTTATATTGAATCCTCTTAATCTCTGGATGGAATTTCACATTAAAGCATTAATAGTGGGATCATTTTAGCTACACTTTTGGACTTAATTAAACTActaaatatttcatcatttggAATGATTTCAGCCtgagaaataaatgtaataatttactgtattttctctttctatatatttttaaatactttttatgtATTGAAATCTCACTTTTCCTTacactagtgtgtgtgtatgataatTTACACTTCACACATACGGTTTGTGTGTCTCAATGAGGACAAAAGACCCTTAAGAATGCAAgaagtttctttttttgaacTGTCCATGACGGATGGGGTTCGAAGAGAAAAGCCTTATACGGCATcagattttaaattttattagAAAAGTTTCTACCTAAGAAAAACAATGCAAGGacttttttcattcatcaagCTCCAAGTTAAACTGTTCACACGTAGAGAGGATCCACAGTTATCTAATGTGAGATTCTGGattatgaaaaacaaactgaagaagCTCAACAAAATACTGTCACAACATAACTTGTTTTAAAAGAGACACAATACCTCTCTTCCAGGGGTTTCAACATGAAAATCTTTCATCTGAAGACTTTAATTTGCTGCCCTACCCGgtttcctccatcctctccaccTCCGCCACTCCATTGCTCGAGTCAATCGATTATTCAGTGAGGTAGAAGTGCATCTTGTCGTTCACATTCTTGCGCTCCGGATTGAGGCGCTTCAGGATCTGTGCCAGCACGTTGACAGTCTGCTCACTGCTCAAACCTGTGCGCTTGGTCTGG
This genomic window from Pempheris klunzingeri isolate RE-2024b chromosome 17, fPemKlu1.hap1, whole genome shotgun sequence contains:
- the LOC139216997 gene encoding GDP-L-fucose synthase-like, with the protein product MGSEIKVRPMRVLVTGGSGLVGKAIQHVVQQEVGKLEGEEWIFLSSKDADLIDVGQTRAVFEKYRPTHVIHLAAKVGGLYLHMRENLHFLRDNIKINDNVLQTAHEMGVTKVVSCLSSCIFPDKTTYPIDETMIHYGPPHDSNYGYSHAKRMIDVLNRAYFQQYGHRYTAVIPTNVFGPYDNFSIENGHVLSALINKTYEAKQEGTPLNVCGSGAPRRQFIYSLDLGRLIIWVLREYDEIDPIILSVGEEDEVSIKMVVDMIATALDFKGKIQFDTTLSDGQMKKTASTAKLRRYFPNFTFTPLKEAIQMTCDWFVANYDIARR